CATTTGCGCGCCGCCAACGAATGTGCTTGCGCCGAAAGCGATCACCAGCACCAGGGCCAGAAGTCCGCCCACCCTCCACTGAATGTTTATGCGCATGGTTCAATCTCCCGAAAGCAGTCCGGCGTCAAAAAAGATTGTCCTCGTTGAGACGGAAAAAGGGGAATTGGGGGTCGAGGGCGAATTCCGGGCGCGCGCACCCGATGCAGTTGCTGCGTCCGCGAATGCACCAGTTCACCCCGCCGTTCCAGCCGCGCAGCGAGCAGTCCGCCTGGGTGATGACACCCTGACAGCCCATTTTGAAAAGACAGCCGTCCTCGCCCAGGTTTTCGGCGAAATGCTTTTTCTGGTACAGGGCGAAGAGCGGACATTGCTCATGCAGAAGATGGCCGTAAAAATGCGTAGGTCGCTGCAGGGCGTCCAATTCCGGCAGGCCGACCTTGAGCACCTGCATCAGCGTACCGACGATCCAGGCAGGATGTGCGGGGCAGCCCGGCAGGTTGATCAGGGGGCGGCTCAAGCCGGCTTTGTTCAGCGCGATACTTACCCCGGTGGCGCCGGTGAGATTGGGCGGAGCGGCGGGCACGCCACCGTAGGCCGAGCAGGTGCCGGTGCAGACGATGGCTTGAGCAGAACGCGCCGCGCGCACC
The window above is part of the Geoalkalibacter ferrihydriticus DSM 17813 genome. Proteins encoded here:
- a CDS encoding hydrogenase small subunit, translated to MKITRRTFLKDAGLLVAAMGLEPTLLPKMADALEEMAYGRAPILWLQGLSCSGCSVSLLNSESPGPADLLTRYLSLYFHQTLSAATGPSAVAAVEKAIAKGGYILVVEGAVPLGIKEACKFADENFADQLVRAARSAQAIVCTGTCSAYGGVPAAPPNLTGATGVSIALNKAGLSRPLINLPGCPAHPAWIVGTLMQVLKVGLPELDALQRPTHFYGHLLHEQCPLFALYQKKHFAENLGEDGCLFKMGCQGVITQADCSLRGWNGGVNWCIRGRSNCIGCARPEFALDPQFPFFRLNEDNLF